Part of the Diabrotica virgifera virgifera chromosome 6, PGI_DIABVI_V3a genome, ATAATTGGTTGCCAGTTTGTTGGTAATTAACGTACCCATACACCTTTTGACAAAATCCAAAATACTGCTGCCACCCCATTTACACAGCTCATTTACCTAGaaaaaaaagtatatatttataCTTTTAACATTCATTTAGTATTTATTGTGAAGGATATATATAAATGGGGTTAAAGTCTATTGGGTGTCcagctgaataaaaccaagtggtactctgtttaacaaaacattatatttcgctgattttcatcagcatcatcagacgagagatacaatattaaaaaaaaatggtacaATTTTATAGTATGGTCTTTTTTACAATTTTTGCCTAATTGAGGTTGATGGTGGTAAGATATTTAGATGACATCGAGATACTGCAATTTTGATAAAATGTGGATTAAATTTAGTTAATTATGTAATAGGAttaattgaaattatttttatattgacaagaaaaaatttaataaattaaattccACATTAAAATCCACATTTTATCAAAATTCCAGTATCTCGATGTCATCTAAATATCTTATTACCACCATCAACCTCAATTAGGTAAGATAAAAAGACCATACTATAAAAttgtaccatttttttctaaatattgtagcttatttcgtctgatgatgctgatgaaaatcagcgaaatataacgTTTTGTTAACCAGAGTACCGCTTGGTTTTAATCAGCTGGATACCCAATAAACTTCAACCCCATTTTCATCTAAGAAGTCAGCTGTTATTTAAAAGATATAGTCaattagaaattaaataaaaagatctttttcttcaaacgtgttaaaaatgcaatttttagcactccataggagcgttaaaaatgctactagtgctttaaaatttttaaggcattgcagttaaaagtgaattgtcaaattatgaaacgtcaaaatatttatatttcatttattaacattaatatagtacaacttgcgcaatttgaaaaaggtggtttaaaaggttttttaaaatttaatttaaactgtattattgcatttttaacacgcttgtagaaaacaactattaaaatttgttagaatatacaaaaataaaagtagatgttattctatagggcttttcatcgattgccatttgtttcgagcttctgtcatgtgtcacataatattaatatatctacgtcatacgtctctagtttgtatcattgttatataccaataacgtatgacgtagatatattaatattatgtgacacatgacagaagctcgaaacaaatgactgtgaatgaaaagccctatagttgttatgatttacgtattggcagtataggcagttttgatgtaatgtcaagaaaaatataaaaatggaatgtcagtcaacttcaagtaaaagtttttgtagatattgtcctgtaattgagaatgaataaattatatttgttgatatataagacgtttgtagaaaaatgattgtatgatatacgtgttaaaaagtacatttttaaggaaTTCATGTGagactttcacatgcgtgccttaaaattgtacttttaacacttatatcataaataactattaattaaGTATACATaccatatttttaaaattgtctgaAATCTTTAAAACATCCTCTATTTGCTGCAATTCTTCAACAGTGGCACATGGAACTTTTAAATTGGAAAGAATTGGTACCATGTTACATAAATCTTCATTTGAAGTGTTAACTTTTATATTCTTAACCTCTTTAAGCAACTCTATATGTACACTTTTTAAAAAATAGAGTTGCCTCAAGATTTCGTTATTAACTTCCGCTaaaagagaaaaattaaaaaattatgatgaaagaaatcaaaatttaataaataatataaaatgtaaGTACCATGATGAGGGCAGCAGTTGCACTTTGTTGAGGTGGATGGTTGTGAAATTAAATTTCTCCTTGTTGAGGATGGTGTTACAGTTTGTTGAGGTGAACAGAGTTCCCCTGATGTTTCTGTTGGAATATGATCATCTatttctgaaacaaaaaaaatttttattagctaAACATTAAGATTTTCATCCTGTATTATTACCTATGTTCCGTTGTTTTGGGAGAGATGGCATGTTAGGCAGAACAGACAGTTCAAATTCCTCTTCTGATTCAGaagaatatatttttctttttttcagtTTTCTTTTGTTCTTCTCAGTATCTGTTGAACTGAGGTCACTGGTATCTTCAGCTTTCTTTGCTTTGGCCCTAGCAATTTCATATGAATCTGAAAATAGTG contains:
- the LOC126887211 gene encoding uncharacterized protein LOC126887211; its protein translation is MDDKETWTVVKFVEESSVAAVPTKWIFEDKCLWPPFIAEKLNLAIKYQKIDTCWPSHKVQVFRNSTFDSYEIARAKAKKAEDTSDLSSTDTEKNKRKLKKRKIYSSESEEEFELSVLPNMPSLPKQRNIEIDDHIPTETSGELCSPQQTVTPSSTRRNLISQPSTSTKCNCCPHHAEVNNEILRQLYFLKSVHIELLKEVKNIKVNTSNEDLCNMVPILSNLKVPCATVEELQQIEDVLKISDNFKNMVNELCKWGGSSILDFVKRCMGTLITNKLATNYSWLGRRNKQEFCKFSIAAVIVEAAIKSKKCNDKKVAEQEIGRWLRRAGDRLKTFKENTESE